The Rhizobium sp. NXC24 genomic sequence ACGCAGCGTGATGCGCGACATTGATGGCAAGTATGTGATGGACATCTCCTATCGGGGCCTCGACTCCTTCAACACAGAACTAGCCTTTTATCCGAACGGTCACACCGATAACCACAAGGTTGTTCTGCCATTCCCGACCACAGCTGCTTTAAGTCGCTACTTCAAGGGCCAGGCAATCTACACTTTGAAGTCGGACTGGGTCTCGGCCAAGGGCACCGTCTTCCACAACGGAGCGATTATCGCTTTCGATCTCCGCGCGGCACTCGCCGATCCGGCACATGTCGAACCACTTGTGCTGTTCATGCCCAACGACCACCAGTCTGTTCAAGGGATTACCCAGACCAAGAACCGCCTCGTGCTGTCGATCCAGACGGATGTCAGCAGCGAGCTACGTAGCTTCGATTTCGGCGAGAATGGCTGGACATCCTTTAAGTTGGCACTGCCGGAAAATGCGACTTTGTCCGTGACCTCCAGCGACAATGAGAGCGATCACCTGTTCATCTTCTCGGAAAGTTTTCTTGAACCTTCAACCCTTTTTTACGCCGATGCTGCAAGCGGCAATGTCGAGAAGCTCAAGTCGAGCCCGGAACGCTTCGATGCTGAAGACTTGCAAGTACAGCAGTTCTGGGCGACCTCGGAGGATGGAACGAAGGTTCCGTACTTCCTTGTGGCGCGCAAGGACATTAAGCTCGACGGCACGAACCCGACCATTCTTTATGCTTATGGCGGTTTTGAAATTTCAATGCGTCCCACCTATTTGGCAGCGCTTGGCAAGTTGTGGCTGGAAAAGGGGGGTGCCTACGCGCTGGCCAATATACGAGGGGGTGGCGAATTCGGACCAAAATGGCACGAGGCCGGTTTGAAAACCCATCGTCAGCGCGTCTATGACGACTTCCAGGCTGTGGCCCAGGACCTGATCGCGAAGAAGGTTACCTCGGCACCGCATCTCGGGATCATGGGTGGTTCGAACGGCGGCCTGCTGATGGGCGTGCAACTGACCGAGCGCCCTGATCTATGGAACGCGGCCGTGATCCAGGTGCCGCTTCTCGACATGGTCAACTTCACCCACATGTCGGCAGGAGCCTCGTGGCAGGGCGAATATGGCAATCCGGACGATCCGGTCGAAGGCGCCTTCCTGCGCTCAATCTCGCCTTATCATAACGTCAGGGCGGGTGTGGCCTATCCGGAACCTTTCTTCGAAACTTCGACCAAAGATGACCGCGTCGGTCCGGTGCACGCGCGCAAAATGGCCGCCCTGTTCGAAGATATGGGTCTGCCCTTCTACTATTATGAAAACATCGAGGGGGGCCACGCCGCTGCCGCCAACCTGCAGGAACGCGCGCGCCTCTACGCGCTCGAATACACCTACATGTCTCAAAAACTCATGGACAATAAGTGAGCCTGGACCCTCCCAAGTGGAACGGATTTGCAATCCGCTCGTGTAAAGGATCGCACCATTGAAGCGTGCGTTTCTTTGGCAGCGGACACTGACGACAAAACCGGATTGTATCAAGCGCCACTCCCTCTTCCGCGCTCTGAAGACTTATCTGGTCATGCGTAAGATCGCCTTACGTCCCTCGAGAATTTCTTGGCACGGTATTTGATTTGATCAACGCAGGTTCGTTTCTATCGACTCCGGCGTCCCTGATCCGAATGCCGGTCGACCGGAAATTTGTTACGAGACAACTGGAAAACTGGAGACTGCTTTGGAGGATGATTCAAAACGTGAGCAGACGGCACTTGCCGTGCTCAGAATCGTTACCGCGCTGCTGCTCATTGAACATGGCGCCATGAAGCTAGTCGGATTCCCCGCGCTCGGCGTGGGCAGAGCAGGGGACGAAGGTAATTTATCCACTCTAATGCTGATTTTAAGCCTTCGGGAGGTGTTCGGCGGCCTGGCTGTGCTGACTGGCCTCCTGACTAGACCGGTTGCACTCCTTTTGTCCGGGCAGATGGGCCTCGGCTACTGGACTACCCATTTCTCAGGCAAGAGCGTCTTTCCCATGCTGAACGGCGGCGATGATATGCTCCTGTTTGGCTTCATCTTCCTTTATCTGGCCTTTACAGGACCCGGGGCGTGGAGCTTTGACGCAAAGTTGAAGCGAATATGAGAGGGGCTTCGCGACTGCAGCGAGAACAGTCATGTGTCCGGATCCAGCCATGTTGAGTTTCCAGCTTTGGATCGTATCGGGAAGTCGCCGTATGACATGTGGTCAGCAAACATGCTGAAGCTCTCTCAGACTACCAATACTTTTGATCGCGCGACAACCGGTATTTTTGCGGTTGACAACGCCGATGGCCTTTCGACATAGCTAGTCACCGACATTAGGTCGACAATAAACGGGTCGAGGTGGAACCCACCCCGGGCGCTGTTTACTGCTGTGCTCGTAATCGGCCACTCAATTCAGTCGGCGCTGATGAGGCGAAGGAGGCTGAAGATCCGAAGGACGGAATGTCATGCCTGACAATACTCGGATAAGAGTGGGAAGGGAAAACTCCGGCAAGCTATATTCAATTAAAAAATGGTTGTCGCAAGCTCTATGAAACCCGAGAGACGATCTTGTATGAACCGACAGGAACGATCTCGCTGGCACCTGGAGAACACATGATGGAAAATAGCGCAGATGATGCCGTTTTTCGATATCGCGGCTCAACGTTCGACAGCATGATCGAAACTCTCAGCGAGGTTTTCGGGACATTCGACGCTGAACTCGTCAGTCGCTCGCAAGACTTCCATTGGGGGATCGATCTTTCGGCCTGTGAAGGCGCCGTATTGATTACCGGTTCCCATCAGGATGGGTTTCAGTTCCGTGCGGAATGGTGCTCGGGCGCAACGGAGCATCTATCGATCGTGGTGCCGCGCAGCGGTGGCATGGGGGTTACCTACGGTCCGCGCACCGCCGAGGCAGCACAAGGGAAATTGCTGCTTTACCGGAATTTCGAGCCTGACGGCATCGTGATGCACGGGCAATCCAATCTTATAGATGAGCTGGTGCTTGATTGGTCCTTATTCCAACGGGCAATTGGCGAGACTTTCGACGTGCCTTTCAATGGCTCCCTCGACCTCTTGCCTGAGCTGGATCTGTCAACGCCAGTTGGTCGCACGATCGGCAATCTCACCGAAACAATCATCGACGGATTACGCGATAATGGTCCGCTTTTGAAGTCTCCTATAGCCATGGCACATATTTCGCAGGCGCTCGCCGATGTGGTGATAAGGATGGTGCCTCATCGGCTATTGCATCTACTGGATAGGAAACCCAGCATGATCGCTCCCAGACATGTTCGACGCGGCATCGAGTTCATGCGAGCCAATATCGACCAGCCGATTACAATGCCGATGGTGGCAGAAGCAGCGGGTGTTTCCACCCGAGCACTCGAAGCTGGTTTTCGTGCTTTTAAGGACATGACACCCGCAGCCTATCTACAAATGCTTCGGTTGCGGGCAGCACGGGAGGACCTGCTAGATCCAGAGAACCGTATGCTTTTGAAAGACATCTGCCTGAAATGGGGATTCTTTCAGTTCGGAAGATTTTCCGCAGTTTATAGGGCGCACTATGGAGAAAATCCGTCTGAAACAAGGAGACGGGCTTGCGGGTTGCATTCTTTCAGGACACCGTGACGAAAAAAGAGGAATGACGCGGCCGATTGTTTTTTCAATACGAGACGAGCGCGCAGGACTTTCCACCCTTACCTTCTCCTCGTTATTCTTGCCGTCGGTTCCACAGCGTTGCAACTCCGTCAGTACGCGACAAAAATCAGGTCGCAGACCCGCGAAGGCCGAGATCAGAAATCCAGAGCTAACGCACATCTTTAAATTTGTGCTGAACGTGCAAGTCGCAAAACAAAGCGTTCCTTGATCGTCACGGCGCTTTCGATGGCTATGCTTTGATGAGCACTGCCTCCTCCTTGGTCTGAAGCTGGACGGTCGTGCTGTAATATGGCCAGATATACGGACCCCCGGCGCCCTGGTTTAGGTCTTGGTTGATCGCCTGGTAACCGGCAATATGCGGAGGTGAGGACTGACCCGTCACGAGCAACTGGAGAGCTGTGATGGGCTGTTTGCCGGGCTCGCCGTTTTTCCAGACCATGTAGATGAATTTTCCGCCTGCGCCTTCTTTCAAGTCTTGTCCGGTCCAACTCCAACCAGAGGGAGGGTTCGCCTGTGCTTGACTGTAAGCGACAAAGTCGACCGACGTCACCGGATTTTCCTGGCCTAAAGTGTAGCCGATGTAGATGTACTTTCCGCCCACGCCAGTATTCGTATCGATCGATAGGAATTCCCATGGCGGTTGATATCTCGGCCCGGGATTGTCATCGACCTGATTAGTCAATTGCTGAATTGGCGTAGCCATTAGAATCTCCTCGGTTGGTAGAATGGTGAGTTGGTTGAGACTCCTCAACACGCGACACAACAGCACAATTCATGCCAAGGAAGAATCTAGCGGGCACACTGTATCGGCACAAAACGAACGTCCGGTGTCCGGCGTTGTTCGATAAGCGCTCGGCTGGGTTCTGCACCGGGCGAATAACCACGCCGCGGACAAATCTGAGGTGAGTGAGACCTGCCAGGTTGAAGAGCACCAGTCACAAGGCAGCCAGAATGTTGTTATCTTGCTGCAATTCGGCGGCGCCAGGCTTGTCCTTGGAATGGGATCGTGCGTCCCGACTCCCGCCAAACGGTGAGCCAAAGAACCGTGCCTAAAAAACGTTTGCTCTTGCCCTACGAAGACTGAAATGCCGTCGCTTTCAAAATGACCGGTGGTCTCCTCTCGCTCGGTTTCTACCGGTCAACTGTTTGTAGCACGAGACGCCGATAGCCCCTTACGCAAAATGCGCTAGGCGAGAGTGGCAGCAGTCGAGAAGCATGACGCCGGCGGCTTGCCGATTGCTGCGGCGGCTCGTGGCGTGGCGATTACCATTTACGAAACGAATTGGTCTTATCCAAACAATCGATTTTCAATCGCCGCCTACATCGCATAGGGCATTTGCGTCGTTCGCCAATTCGTCGGAGCAATTCTTATGTACGTTCTCGATTTTGAGGAGATGGCCCAGTTCTTCGTGAAATCGTTCACGCTGGTGGCGATTTTCGCTACGACATGCGTCGTACTCGAGGTGATCTTTCCGGCTTATCGATATAGCTTTGCCTCATACGTTCGGGGCGCGCGGAATTGGGTTATTCGCATTGGATGCGGCGCTGTAATCTGGCACTTGTACGCGGTGGGTCTGAAATTGTTAGGGATTAAGCCGCTCCTAACCGTCAATTTTGGTGCCTTGCTTCACTCTAACGATCCAATTATTAACACGGGCCTCGCTGTCCTTTCAGGTGTGCTCGTCGCGATAGCCGGTGACTTCTTCTATTACTGGATGCATCGCGCTCAACATGCCGTTCCGTTCCTCTGGCGCCTGCATGCTACTCATCATTCAATTCGTGAACTGTCGGCCTGGAATTGCAATCATCATCTTACCGAGCCGTTTGTATACGCATTGTTTGTCACGCTACCACTTACGCTGATTAACTTCGAATCAGGCGTTGTGCCCGTCATTGCCATGACGCTGATTACCTTTCAGGCCCACCTTTCTCACTCTAGCACACGTGTCAATCTTGGGCCGCTCCGATACATTATCGGCGACAACAAATTCCACCGCATTCACCACTCGATGGAACCGCATCATCGGCATCGAAACTATGGGTTCTTTACGACGGTATGGGACACGATTTTCCGCACGGCATATTGGCCGAAAAAGGACGAGTGGCCGCAAGTTGGTCTCCGAGATCAGCCCGAACCACTCACCGTACGTGACTATTTTATGTTTCCGTTTGATAAGCGACGTTGGATCAGAACTAAGGTTGGGAATCGTATTCGGGGAGTTGAGGCTGGCGGGTTGAACGCGGCGGAAAGAGATGGACCTGTTCGTTCGGATAGCAGTTCCGCAGCGTAAGGTTCAAAGGGCTAGGGTCTGATCTAAACTTGTTGGCGCAAGCCTTGATCAGGAGGCTGCTTGATAAAAAGATCAGCAAGGCTGCGGCCCACCCTTCTGCTGATGATCCTGCCCGGCAAGTTGAGCACGAGGATCGGTTCCATATCATCTTGGCATCAAAGCTCTCCGCTCCCGGCCAAGACCACATACAGGAAGACGAAGCGAAACAGGATCGCGGCATCGCCGCCGCCTGCTGGCAGCATGGGGCGAAAAATCAACTGCATTCCTGGCCGTCGCCCCGCCGTCAGAGGGGAAGCCAATTAGTTTCACAGGGCCATGTTCGGTGAATAGCCGCGCGGCAACAATCCTGAGCACGGCAAGTGCCGTCTGCTTGTTTTGAAATGCCCTTCAAAGTAGTATTGAGCCTCTTCCTCTCATCGTAAACTCCCGGTCTAACGCCACCGTACTAGAAGGCGCTCGACCGTTGGGATGAACCGAATTAATCTCTGGCAAAATCACCAAGAGAAATTCGCAGAGGACATAAAACCCTTGTTACGCAGGAATGGACAGATCTTTCCGGGCGCCGAAGGGGGCTGCCCCGGACCATCGGCTACGCAGGAAGGCCTGCCGTTCACTCGCTGAAGTTCACCGCGATGCGGTGCGGATCGCTCTTTCTTTCAACTGTATGGGGCCGCTATCGGACAGCGCCATATTCATTTTTCCGCTCAATATGCGATTTGCGAAGAAAGTTTTCACAACGCGTCTTTGCGCTGTGAAAACGTCAATTTGTATTACTAATGAGGAGTACTAATAGGTTTGGATGGCGTACATACGCGCTGTGGATAGATAAGATATGCGGTTCAATGGTCTTGACCTAAATCTCCTAGTTGCGCTCGACGCCCTGATGAGCGAGCGTAATTTGACGGCGGCGGCGCGCAGCATCAACCTGAGCCAACCTGCCATGAGCGCTGCCGTCTCCCGACTGCGCACCTATTTCCAAGATGAGCTGTTTACGATGGCCGGCCGTGAATTTATCCCCACCCGGCGGGCGGAAGGTATTGCGCCCGCGGTGCGCGAGGCTCTGCTGCAGATTCAGCTCTCGATTATTTCCAGGGAGCCGTTTGACCCGGCCAGGTCGGATCGCCGCTTCAAGATTGTACTTTCCGATTACGTCACACTCGTGTTTTTCGAAAGGATTGCAGAGCGTGTCGCGCGAGAAGCTCCCGGCATCAGCTTCGAATTTCTTCCCCCCGGCGACGATACGGAGGATCTTCTTCGGCGCGGCGACGTTGATTTTTTCATTCTGCCCGAAATATTCATGTCAAACGCCCATCCCCAAGCGAGACTGTTCGATGATGTCCACGTGTGCGTAGGCTGCAGCTCGAACAAGCAACTGGAAGAGCCATTTACGTACGAGAAATACATGTCGATGGGGCACGTTGTAGCCAAATTCTATACGAGGAGGCCGGGGCTCGCGGAATCGTGCCTCCTCGAGCACGGTCGCGAGCGGCGTATCGACGTCGTCGTACATGGATTCAGCATGATTCCGTCCATGGTATCAGGCAATGAGCGCATAGGAACCATGCCCTTACGGCTGGCGCAGCATTTCGCAAGAACAATGCCACTGCGGATCGTCGAGCTTCCGCTGCCACGACCCCTTCCGTTCACCGAAGCCGTTCAATGGCATGAACTTCACAATGGTGATCCGGGAAGCGTCTGGATGCGCGAAATGCTGTTTGCGGAGGCGTCCCGCATGGATTCGCCGATTGCCACGACCGCGCCGCTCAGCAACCCAAACCAGCACGAATGTTGTCCGGCACACCTATGATCCGAAAACTTCATTGGGCCATCACTGTTAAATGGCTGCCATAGCGCCGTTTCCGGAGCGGCGCCTTAATCCTCCCGGCAAGTTTGACTTTCCCGCGCCGTCTCGCCGACCGCTTTGACAATGGGATTAGGTTAACGCTGGGGATTTCAGTTCAACGGGTAGCCGAGCGCGATCATCGCTCATTCATGACCTCCCGTTTTACCTGTCGGTCTGCCGCTTAACGATGTCGGAGATGCGACTACGCCGTGAGAGCTACTTGGGTGATCTTGTTCGACAGTGGCACTTTGAGCCATTAGCAGATCCGGATAATGCACAAGTCCGCCGAAGAGTAAATGATTGCGTCCATTGCTCGTATGTGACTGCTGGGCTGCCGGAAAATTGCCGCACAGTATCTTGTTGACGTGCGCACCACCCGTTTGAAGCAATGTCGCGGACGTTGTGATGAAAAACCCTGGTCAACGCCGTGCCAAGATTGTAGGGCTTGGCGCGGCCATGGCGGCAAATGGATTGGTGATCGTAGCGTCGCTCACTGCTCTGTGGGTCCGGATTTCTGCAGTTTATCCTCAAGTTTCTTAACGAGAACAGGGTCCTTCTGTGCAGCCGACAGAATCTCGTTGTATTCGTCCACCGAAATATTGGCAGAGGTCTGAACGGCCTGTATCATCTGTTTTCTTGCCTCGCTCCGTAGCTCTTGCTTCGCTGTCTCATCCGGCGCCGCCTCGATCCTGGCCGCATACTCCTGCCTAATCTTGCCCACTTGGAGATACGCGAGGGCAAAAGCTTCGATCTTTTGGTCACTGATGCTCGTAGCCCCACCATTGCCATCTGGTTGTCCTTGGGCGGGTTGCTTTTCTTGCGGCGTTTGCTGCGCCGGCGCAGGATTGCTGAGAAACATCAAGCCCAAAAACGCGGCGGCCAACGATGCGGCAGAGATGTAACGATCGATCATTTTAATTCCTCTCATATAGTGCGGGGAAAAGGCTTCTTTCCCAAAGTAGAGCCAAACGCGGCGATATAGCCGGCTCCGGCTGACGAGTACTCGGCGACAATGTGGCCTTCAATGCTTGTCATAGGACAACAGCGAGGCGATCTGCTGACCATGGAGAGGCCGCTGCAAAAACTTTTCCATCATCAGGAGCATATGAACCGGATGCGACGGCGAGGATTGTTGCTTGACCTTTAGCATTCAACTGGAGGGCCAGCACGGCGCAGGAAAAAGTTGTTGGGCTCCAAATCATGGCACATCAGTTAAGATGAGCCATAAATTCGGATTGAATAGTAGCTGCTGTGTAAAGGGAAGCGTCCAGCGGCAGGGTCCCAAATGCAAGTTGACATAGAAGATAGTTGGCGCCTGCCGCATCTATCTGGCTCAGTAAAGTTTGTCTCACCGACGCCGCAGACCCTACGACGCATAACTCATTCTCAACTGCCTCGTCGAAAGTCAGCGGCAGGTTTGGTGGAGTCTGCAGTTCATTTACCTCGTAAAGAAATTTAAAGCTGGCGAGCCAGTGTTCGTAAGCCGGCGCAGCGAGCACACGGGCTTCGCGGTCAGAGCGCCCAATCACGATCATGCGAAGCAACCCACGAAATGAGGATTGATCATCTTCGCCCGTGTTCTCTTTTCGATGGGCGCGGAAGGCGTCAGTAATTCTACGGACAGAAGAGGACGGTCCCAGGCACGCGATGTTTGCGCCATTCGCAGCGGCCCAAAGGGCCGACTCGGGTCTACCTGTGGCAATCCACATCGGTGGATGCGGCCTTTGATGAGGTCTTAGTGTCAAAGGTATGCTGCTAAGCTCAAAATGCTGGCCCTTATGGGACAGGGTGCCGCCTCTCATCGCGGTAATAAGAATTTCACTTGCTTCCGCGTAGCAGCCTGGTGCCGCGTCCGCACACATCCCGAAATAACTTAATTCGATCGGGAGAGAACCGCGTCCAATCCCGACCTCAACTCTGCCGCCGCTCAATTGGTCCAGCATACAGATTTCTTCAAAAGCCCGCAGCGGATGATAAAGGGGCAGCAGCATGACAAGTGGCCCGATACGAATCCAACGCGTACGCTGCGCGACGCTCGATAAAAACAAATTTGGTGATGGCCCTCTCCCATGCGGAGTACAGTGGTGCTCAGCAAGATGATAAGCATAAAAACCAAGGCCGTCGCACGCCTCGGCCAACCTTAGGCGATCTGCGTACTGCTGGGCTATGTCGCAGCCGTTGTCGTCCAGATGATCGAAGATGCCGA encodes the following:
- a CDS encoding prolyl oligopeptidase family serine peptidase; protein product: MRGKFLNRLLITTALAMAFTMAASAKTPMTTVAKPIDSNPNNAPNDAADPRAYLNEIDGEKAVVWVKAHNQSTVNKLSKDPRYGEYQADILKILHATDRIVPPGFVHGGMIDNFWQDGTHVQGLWRRTSWEAYRSGSPQWHVVLDVEALSKLEDKTWVLRSENCLPPVDNLCLLSLSDGGKDADVVREFDIAKGEFVKEGFVLPEGKQSATWVDENTIYVTREWRPGEVTTSGYGYVTKVLKRGQSLDQAVEIFRGDKKDVSSGRSVMRDIDGKYVMDISYRGLDSFNTELAFYPNGHTDNHKVVLPFPTTAALSRYFKGQAIYTLKSDWVSAKGTVFHNGAIIAFDLRAALADPAHVEPLVLFMPNDHQSVQGITQTKNRLVLSIQTDVSSELRSFDFGENGWTSFKLALPENATLSVTSSDNESDHLFIFSESFLEPSTLFYADAASGNVEKLKSSPERFDAEDLQVQQFWATSEDGTKVPYFLVARKDIKLDGTNPTILYAYGGFEISMRPTYLAALGKLWLEKGGAYALANIRGGGEFGPKWHEAGLKTHRQRVYDDFQAVAQDLIAKKVTSAPHLGIMGGSNGGLLMGVQLTERPDLWNAAVIQVPLLDMVNFTHMSAGASWQGEYGNPDDPVEGAFLRSISPYHNVRAGVAYPEPFFETSTKDDRVGPVHARKMAALFEDMGLPFYYYENIEGGHAAAANLQERARLYALEYTYMSQKLMDNK
- a CDS encoding DoxX family protein, giving the protein MEDDSKREQTALAVLRIVTALLLIEHGAMKLVGFPALGVGRAGDEGNLSTLMLILSLREVFGGLAVLTGLLTRPVALLLSGQMGLGYWTTHFSGKSVFPMLNGGDDMLLFGFIFLYLAFTGPGAWSFDAKLKRI
- a CDS encoding AraC family transcriptional regulator, encoding MMENSADDAVFRYRGSTFDSMIETLSEVFGTFDAELVSRSQDFHWGIDLSACEGAVLITGSHQDGFQFRAEWCSGATEHLSIVVPRSGGMGVTYGPRTAEAAQGKLLLYRNFEPDGIVMHGQSNLIDELVLDWSLFQRAIGETFDVPFNGSLDLLPELDLSTPVGRTIGNLTETIIDGLRDNGPLLKSPIAMAHISQALADVVIRMVPHRLLHLLDRKPSMIAPRHVRRGIEFMRANIDQPITMPMVAEAAGVSTRALEAGFRAFKDMTPAAYLQMLRLRAAREDLLDPENRMLLKDICLKWGFFQFGRFSAVYRAHYGENPSETRRRACGLHSFRTP
- a CDS encoding sterol desaturase family protein, which encodes MYVLDFEEMAQFFVKSFTLVAIFATTCVVLEVIFPAYRYSFASYVRGARNWVIRIGCGAVIWHLYAVGLKLLGIKPLLTVNFGALLHSNDPIINTGLAVLSGVLVAIAGDFFYYWMHRAQHAVPFLWRLHATHHSIRELSAWNCNHHLTEPFVYALFVTLPLTLINFESGVVPVIAMTLITFQAHLSHSSTRVNLGPLRYIIGDNKFHRIHHSMEPHHRHRNYGFFTTVWDTIFRTAYWPKKDEWPQVGLRDQPEPLTVRDYFMFPFDKRRWIRTKVGNRIRGVEAGGLNAAERDGPVRSDSSSAA
- a CDS encoding LysR family transcriptional regulator, with amino-acid sequence MRFNGLDLNLLVALDALMSERNLTAAARSINLSQPAMSAAVSRLRTYFQDELFTMAGREFIPTRRAEGIAPAVREALLQIQLSIISREPFDPARSDRRFKIVLSDYVTLVFFERIAERVAREAPGISFEFLPPGDDTEDLLRRGDVDFFILPEIFMSNAHPQARLFDDVHVCVGCSSNKQLEEPFTYEKYMSMGHVVAKFYTRRPGLAESCLLEHGRERRIDVVVHGFSMIPSMVSGNERIGTMPLRLAQHFARTMPLRIVELPLPRPLPFTEAVQWHELHNGDPGSVWMREMLFAEASRMDSPIATTAPLSNPNQHECCPAHL
- a CDS encoding DUF4168 domain-containing protein, with amino-acid sequence MIDRYISAASLAAAFLGLMFLSNPAPAQQTPQEKQPAQGQPDGNGGATSISDQKIEAFALAYLQVGKIRQEYAARIEAAPDETAKQELRSEARKQMIQAVQTSANISVDEYNEILSAAQKDPVLVKKLEDKLQKSGPTEQ
- a CDS encoding LLM class flavin-dependent oxidoreductase; translated protein: MGNAIPSNLTFGIFDHLDDNGCDIAQQYADRLRLAEACDGLGFYAYHLAEHHCTPHGRGPSPNLFLSSVAQRTRWIRIGPLVMLLPLYHPLRAFEEICMLDQLSGGRVEVGIGRGSLPIELSYFGMCADAAPGCYAEASEILITAMRGGTLSHKGQHFELSSIPLTLRPHQRPHPPMWIATGRPESALWAAANGANIACLGPSSSVRRITDAFRAHRKENTGEDDQSSFRGLLRMIVIGRSDREARVLAAPAYEHWLASFKFLYEVNELQTPPNLPLTFDEAVENELCVVGSAASVRQTLLSQIDAAGANYLLCQLAFGTLPLDASLYTAATIQSEFMAHLN